In one window of Hymenobacter nivis DNA:
- a CDS encoding efflux RND transporter periplasmic adaptor subunit, with the protein MNTKYLALCCTLGLVAGAACSKKDDAKSKNAAPPPTPVSVVAARTTNAIYYNEYPATAVALKSVELRSQVTGFITALNFQEGELVPKGKALYEIDKRQYEAAYQQALANLNSARASAQNATVNQVRYQRLLQQDAVARQLAENATTAAATAGSQVAAAQAAVNIARTNLSFATITAPFAGRIGISQVRLGTQVSAGTTVLNTISNETPIGVDFVVTETDIPRFTALQNRTGGAGDSTIRFVLPDGQPYGEPGKIRAIDRGVNAQTGTITVRVEFANPQRRLKDGLSGVIKVLNTQSGNHLVIPYKAIVEQMGENFVYVAAGDSAKQHKVQLGPRLVDQVVILKGIAAGDKIVTEGVQKLRDGGKIQISAPGAAVAPAGGPGGAPAAK; encoded by the coding sequence ATGAACACTAAATACCTGGCCTTGTGCTGCACCCTGGGCCTCGTGGCCGGCGCCGCGTGCAGCAAAAAAGACGACGCCAAAAGCAAAAACGCGGCCCCGCCCCCCACCCCGGTGAGCGTGGTGGCCGCCCGCACCACCAACGCCATTTACTACAACGAGTACCCCGCCACGGCCGTGGCCCTCAAGTCGGTTGAGCTGCGCTCGCAGGTGACGGGTTTCATCACGGCCCTGAATTTCCAGGAAGGCGAACTGGTGCCCAAGGGCAAGGCGCTGTACGAGATTGACAAGCGCCAGTACGAGGCCGCCTACCAGCAGGCCCTGGCCAACCTGAACAGCGCCCGCGCCTCGGCGCAAAACGCCACCGTGAACCAAGTCCGCTACCAGCGCCTGTTGCAGCAAGACGCCGTGGCGCGCCAGCTGGCCGAAAACGCCACCACCGCCGCGGCCACCGCCGGCAGCCAGGTGGCCGCGGCCCAGGCCGCCGTCAACATTGCCCGCACCAACCTGAGCTTTGCCACCATCACGGCCCCGTTTGCGGGGCGCATCGGCATTTCGCAGGTGCGGCTGGGCACGCAGGTGAGCGCAGGCACCACGGTGCTGAACACGATTTCGAACGAAACCCCGATTGGGGTGGACTTCGTGGTGACGGAAACGGACATCCCGCGCTTTACGGCTTTGCAAAACCGGACCGGCGGCGCGGGCGACTCCACCATCCGCTTCGTACTGCCCGACGGCCAGCCCTACGGCGAGCCGGGTAAAATCCGGGCCATCGACCGCGGCGTGAACGCCCAAACCGGCACCATCACGGTGCGGGTGGAATTTGCCAACCCCCAGCGCCGGCTGAAAGACGGGCTGAGCGGCGTCATCAAAGTGCTGAACACGCAGTCGGGCAACCACCTGGTGATTCCCTATAAAGCTATTGTGGAGCAGATGGGTGAGAACTTCGTGTACGTGGCCGCCGGCGACAGCGCCAAGCAGCACAAAGTGCAGCTGGGGCCCCGCCTGGTCGACCAGGTGGTCATTCTCAAAGGCATTGCGGCGGGCGACAAAATCGTGACCGAAGGCGTGCAGAAGCTGCGCGACGGCGGCAAAATTCAGATAAGTGCCCCGGGCGCGGCCGTGGCCCCGGCTGGGGGCCCCGGCGGGGCCCCCGCGGCCAAGTAA
- a CDS encoding enoyl-ACP reductase FabI produces the protein MPNNLLAGKVGIISGALNEKSIAWKVAQRAHAEGARFVLTNAPLAMRMGEINKLSEECNAPIIPADATSVEDLEKLFTGAQEQLGGKLDFMLHSIGMSPNIRKGKNYGELNYQWFQQTIDISALSFHKMLAVAEKQDAFNEWGSVVALSYIAAQRAFLDYTDMTQAKAMLESIARSYGQRLGKLKKVRVNTVSQSPTKTTAGAGISGFDAFYEFADKMSPLGNAPAEACADYCISLFSDLTRYVTMQNLMHDGGFSTTGISQEMADLMEKANA, from the coding sequence ATGCCCAACAACCTGCTCGCCGGCAAAGTCGGCATCATTTCCGGCGCCCTCAACGAGAAATCCATTGCTTGGAAAGTGGCCCAGCGCGCCCACGCCGAAGGCGCCCGCTTCGTGCTCACTAATGCCCCGCTGGCCATGCGTATGGGCGAAATCAACAAGCTGAGCGAGGAGTGCAACGCCCCCATCATCCCGGCCGACGCCACGTCGGTGGAGGACCTGGAGAAGCTGTTTACCGGGGCCCAGGAGCAGTTGGGGGGTAAGCTCGACTTTATGCTGCACTCCATCGGCATGAGCCCCAACATCCGCAAGGGCAAGAACTACGGCGAGCTGAACTACCAGTGGTTCCAGCAAACCATCGACATTTCGGCCCTTTCGTTCCACAAAATGCTGGCCGTGGCCGAGAAGCAGGACGCCTTCAACGAGTGGGGCAGCGTAGTGGCCCTCAGCTATATTGCCGCCCAGCGCGCCTTCCTCGACTACACCGACATGACGCAGGCCAAGGCCATGCTCGAAAGCATTGCCCGCAGCTACGGCCAACGCCTAGGTAAGCTTAAGAAAGTGCGCGTCAACACCGTGTCGCAGTCGCCCACCAAAACCACGGCCGGCGCCGGCATCAGTGGCTTCGACGCCTTTTACGAATTTGCGGATAAGATGTCGCCGCTGGGCAACGCCCCTGCCGAGGCCTGCGCCGATTACTGCATCTCGCTGTTTTCAGACCTAACGCGCTACGTGACCATGCAAAACCTGATGCACGACGGCGGCTTCAGCACCACCGGCATCTCGCAGGAAATGGCCGACTTGATGGAAAAGGCCAACGCCTAA
- a CDS encoding efflux RND transporter permease subunit, whose amino-acid sequence MIAETFIRRPVLAIVASLVIVLVGLLAMRSLPIGQYPEITPPTVSVTGSYIGADAQTVEQTVATPVEVQVNGTPGMTYLQSNSTSNGQMSMTVNFDVGTDINIAALDVQNRVGIALPTLPQDVQRLGLTVRKRNPSILMLVAMYAPKGTHSSTFLDNYANVFIKDALLRTKGVGDIVSRADDFSMRIWLKPDKLAQMGITAGDISAALAEQNAQIAAGSIGAPPAEHGQPFEYIVTVQGRLATVEQFGNVIVKTNPKDGQLVYLKDVARLELGKFNYANNSFVDGKRAAYLLVYQAPGANALETYDNVLATMNQLKKQFPTDLNYIVPFESASVIKVSIKEVVETLVEALLLVVIVVFLFLQNWRSTLVPVLAIPVSIIGTFTFFIPLGFTINTLTLFGFVLAIGIVVDDAIVVVEAVEHNMNERDMNVLDATLEAMREISAPVIAIALILAAVFVPVGFIPGITGRLYQQFAITIAISVLISAFVALSLTPALCVLLLKPTKRDDSSTGLNKLFFKFNNWFGRVTEKYGSGVASSIKHSRFVVIILVCIVVGAGLLFRSKPSGFLPTEDEGRIIVTFNLPEGASTGRTVATLHEMMKELSKTKGIAHYAALGGLNAVNFSSKSNSGTIFCQLAPWENRKDKALQLQGLIATVQQRMARFKEATTVVISPPAIPGLGNTGGFSFIFQEREAGGNIQTFDANLQKFLGAIRKRPEIASGFSFFTASTPGYKLDIDREKAKKLGVSIADIGGALRTYLGSAYINDFTLYGRTFRVVAQADSSYRGDIANLGQYYVRNSAGGMVPLSTLTTYKREETAPLISHYNLFRSAEINGNPAPGYSSGDAIKALQETAAQTMSRSYGYEFSGLSREELLAGGQTIYIFALSIIFVFLFLAALYESWSVPFSVLLAVPVGIFGAILALFFLPKLTNNVYAQIGMITLIGLSAKNAILIIEFAKERVDRGMPLVQATLEAVHLRLRPIIMTSLAFILGILPLVFASGAGAQSRQTLGWTVLGGMLAATGLGIFIVPVLYVIITRFAYGKEKLAEMEKNYKPDEEHGGPKKDDGNPEDTTAKDGGAPAEGTIAPA is encoded by the coding sequence ATGATTGCAGAAACCTTTATTCGCCGGCCCGTCCTGGCCATCGTCGCCTCGTTGGTGATTGTGCTCGTGGGCTTGCTGGCCATGCGCAGCCTGCCCATCGGGCAGTACCCCGAAATCACGCCGCCCACGGTATCGGTGACGGGCAGCTACATCGGGGCCGACGCCCAGACCGTGGAGCAGACCGTGGCCACGCCCGTGGAGGTGCAAGTGAACGGCACGCCCGGCATGACCTACCTGCAAAGCAACAGCACCAGCAACGGGCAGATGAGTATGACGGTGAACTTCGACGTGGGCACCGACATCAACATTGCCGCCCTCGACGTGCAAAACCGCGTGGGCATTGCCCTGCCCACCCTGCCGCAGGACGTGCAGCGCCTGGGCCTTACGGTGCGCAAGCGCAACCCGAGCATCCTGATGCTGGTGGCCATGTACGCCCCCAAGGGCACGCACAGCTCCACCTTCCTCGACAACTACGCCAACGTGTTCATCAAAGACGCGCTGCTGCGCACCAAGGGCGTGGGCGACATCGTGTCGCGCGCCGACGACTTTTCGATGCGCATCTGGCTGAAGCCCGACAAGCTGGCCCAGATGGGCATCACGGCCGGCGACATTTCGGCTGCCCTGGCGGAGCAAAACGCCCAGATTGCGGCCGGCTCCATTGGGGCCCCACCGGCCGAGCACGGGCAGCCGTTCGAGTACATCGTGACGGTGCAGGGCCGCCTCGCCACCGTCGAGCAGTTCGGTAACGTCATCGTCAAAACTAATCCGAAGGACGGGCAACTGGTATACCTCAAGGACGTGGCTCGCCTGGAGCTGGGCAAGTTCAACTACGCCAACAACTCGTTCGTCGACGGCAAGCGCGCCGCCTACCTGCTCGTGTACCAGGCCCCTGGCGCCAACGCCCTCGAAACCTACGACAACGTGCTGGCCACCATGAACCAGCTCAAGAAGCAGTTCCCCACCGACCTCAACTACATCGTGCCCTTCGAGTCAGCGAGCGTGATAAAGGTATCCATCAAGGAAGTAGTGGAAACGCTGGTGGAGGCCCTGCTGCTAGTGGTCATCGTGGTGTTCCTCTTCCTCCAGAACTGGCGCTCCACGCTCGTCCCAGTGCTGGCCATCCCGGTGTCCATCATCGGCACGTTTACGTTCTTCATCCCACTGGGCTTCACCATCAACACCCTAACGCTCTTTGGCTTCGTGCTGGCCATCGGTATTGTGGTCGACGATGCCATTGTAGTGGTGGAAGCCGTGGAGCATAACATGAACGAGCGCGACATGAACGTGCTCGACGCCACGCTGGAGGCCATGCGCGAGATTTCGGCGCCCGTTATTGCCATTGCCCTGATTCTGGCGGCGGTGTTCGTGCCGGTGGGCTTCATCCCCGGCATCACGGGGCGCCTGTACCAGCAGTTTGCCATCACCATTGCTATTTCGGTGCTGATTTCGGCCTTCGTGGCCCTTTCGCTCACGCCCGCCCTGTGCGTGCTACTGCTGAAACCCACCAAGCGCGACGACAGCTCGACGGGCCTCAACAAGCTGTTTTTCAAGTTTAACAACTGGTTTGGGCGCGTCACCGAGAAGTACGGGAGTGGCGTGGCGAGCAGCATCAAGCACTCGCGCTTCGTGGTCATCATCCTGGTGTGCATCGTGGTGGGGGCCGGGCTACTATTCCGCAGCAAGCCCAGCGGCTTCCTGCCCACCGAGGACGAGGGCCGCATCATCGTCACCTTCAACCTGCCCGAGGGCGCCTCCACGGGCCGCACCGTGGCTACGTTGCACGAGATGATGAAGGAGCTGAGCAAAACTAAGGGCATTGCGCACTACGCCGCCCTGGGGGGCCTGAACGCGGTGAACTTCTCCTCAAAATCCAACTCGGGCACCATTTTCTGCCAGCTTGCGCCCTGGGAAAACCGCAAGGACAAGGCCCTGCAACTGCAAGGCCTCATCGCCACCGTGCAGCAGCGCATGGCCCGCTTCAAGGAGGCCACCACGGTGGTAATTTCGCCGCCCGCCATTCCGGGCCTGGGCAACACGGGCGGCTTCTCGTTCATTTTTCAGGAGCGCGAGGCCGGCGGCAACATCCAGACCTTTGACGCCAACCTGCAAAAATTCCTGGGGGCCATCCGCAAGCGGCCCGAAATTGCCTCGGGCTTCTCCTTCTTCACGGCCAGCACGCCGGGCTACAAGCTCGACATTGACCGCGAAAAAGCCAAGAAGCTGGGCGTCTCGATTGCCGATATCGGGGGGGCCCTGCGCACGTACTTGGGCAGCGCCTACATCAACGACTTCACGCTCTACGGCCGCACGTTCCGGGTGGTGGCGCAGGCCGACTCCTCCTACCGCGGCGACATTGCCAACCTGGGCCAGTACTACGTGCGCAACTCTGCCGGCGGCATGGTACCCCTGAGCACGCTCACCACCTACAAGCGCGAGGAAACCGCGCCCCTCATCTCGCACTACAACCTGTTTCGCTCGGCCGAAATTAACGGCAACCCAGCCCCCGGCTACAGCTCCGGCGACGCCATCAAGGCCTTGCAGGAAACGGCGGCCCAAACCATGTCCCGGAGCTACGGCTACGAGTTCTCAGGCCTGAGCCGCGAGGAGCTGCTGGCCGGCGGCCAGACGATTTACATTTTCGCGCTCTCCATCATTTTCGTGTTCCTGTTTCTGGCCGCCCTCTACGAGAGCTGGTCAGTGCCGTTCTCGGTGCTGCTGGCCGTGCCGGTCGGTATTTTCGGGGCCATCCTGGCGCTGTTTTTCCTGCCCAAGCTCACCAACAACGTGTACGCCCAAATCGGCATGATCACGCTCATTGGCCTTTCAGCGAAGAACGCCATCCTGATCATTGAGTTTGCCAAGGAGCGCGTGGACCGCGGTATGCCGCTGGTGCAAGCCACCCTGGAAGCCGTGCACCTGCGCCTGCGCCCCATCATCATGACCTCGCTGGCCTTCATCCTGGGCATTCTGCCGCTGGTGTTTGCCTCGGGCGCGGGGGCCCAAAGCCGCCAGACCCTGGGCTGGACGGTGCTCGGCGGGATGCTGGCGGCCACCGGCCTGGGCATCTTCATCGTGCCGGTGCTCTACGTCATCATCACCCGCTTCGCCTACGGCAAGGAAAAGCTGGCCGAAATGGAGAAAAACTACAAGCCCGATGAGGAGCACGGGGGCCCCAAAAAGGACGACGGGAACCCCGAAGACACCACCGCCAAAGACGGTGGGGCCCCGGCCGAAGGCACCATCGCCCCGGCCTAG
- a CDS encoding Brp/Blh family beta-carotene 15,15'-dioxygenase, producing MSLDSASDWSRRRYSYAAVLALAGVGAAFPSAAWVLLGPPLAVGMVVLGVAHGACDQLVLPAGQPRGPGAGGWRYWLSFLLGYLGLAGLVGALWWAWPAATVGGFFLLTVWHWGSADAPAGARPPAWLWLTHSCLRGLLLFAVPLWGWPTQTAGIVNGLLAFTGAPTVPAAALTAAAAALGVVVVAGHLALWARWAYRRQWARLRTELGEVLVLVLLLLALPPQLSVAVYFVFWHSLQHVLRLTGWLGYAAAPNRPRPAADLGPRLAFFLRRAAPLLLLSCVALLVLGRLLAPYLANGAAWFSLALVVASIVTLPHALLVTLVMDAPRWRAEPSAR from the coding sequence ATGTCGCTTGACTCTGCATCTGATTGGTCCCGGCGGCGCTACTCCTACGCGGCCGTGCTGGCACTGGCCGGCGTGGGCGCGGCGTTTCCAAGTGCTGCCTGGGTACTGCTGGGGCCGCCGCTGGCCGTGGGCATGGTGGTACTGGGCGTAGCGCACGGGGCCTGCGACCAATTGGTACTGCCCGCCGGCCAGCCCCGGGGCCCCGGAGCCGGCGGGTGGCGGTACTGGCTGAGCTTCCTGCTCGGCTACCTGGGCTTGGCGGGCTTGGTGGGGGCCCTGTGGTGGGCCTGGCCGGCGGCTACGGTCGGCGGTTTTTTCTTGCTGACGGTGTGGCACTGGGGTTCGGCCGACGCGCCGGCCGGGGCCCGGCCACCGGCGTGGCTGTGGCTGACGCACAGCTGCCTGCGGGGCCTGCTGCTGTTTGCCGTGCCCTTGTGGGGCTGGCCCACCCAAACGGCGGGCATCGTGAACGGACTGCTGGCCTTCACCGGGGCCCCCACAGTGCCCGCGGCCGCGTTGACCGCCGCGGCCGCAGCCCTCGGCGTGGTGGTGGTAGCAGGGCACCTGGCCCTCTGGGCCCGCTGGGCCTACCGCCGCCAATGGGCCCGGCTCCGTACCGAGCTGGGCGAGGTGCTGGTGCTGGTGCTGCTGCTGCTAGCACTGCCGCCCCAGCTATCGGTAGCCGTATACTTCGTGTTTTGGCACAGCTTGCAGCACGTGCTGCGCCTCACGGGCTGGCTCGGCTATGCCGCAGCCCCGAATCGGCCGCGCCCCGCGGCCGACTTGGGGCCGCGGCTGGCCTTCTTCCTGCGCCGGGCGGCCCCCCTTCTGCTCCTGAGCTGCGTGGCGCTGTTGGTGCTGGGCCGCCTGCTGGCCCCCTACCTAGCCAACGGGGCCGCTTGGTTCAGCCTGGCGCTGGTGGTGGCCTCCATCGTCACACTGCCCCACGCCCTGCTCGTGACGCTGGTGATGGACGCGCCCCGGTGGCGGGCCGAGCCGAGCGCAAGGTAG
- a CDS encoding M28 family metallopeptidase, which yields MPTYSLRKLLPLAGLLALAAAPARAQGPEKTDAAALAKIKDEGMNRSKVMETAFYLTDVCGPRLAGSEGLARANAWTQKKLTEYGLANAAVEPWGDFGRGWDIDKSYVAMTKPYYHAMIGVPKAWTPSTPGGALRKQVIVVKATTEADLAKYQGQLRDKIVLLPVATPPQPNFEPDARRLTADDLQKLADAPATAPMTAANRPVEPATAERTAALLAARALRTKLNDMLIAEGAAAVLSPGRGTDGTVFTTNGAPYAADAKPVLPELEMSTEDQLRLIRLAEAGIPVEVELETKTRFQTQDLKGYNVVAEIPGTDRKLKSEVVMLGAHLDSWHAATGATDNAAGCAVMMEAVRILKASGLKPRRTIRIALWGEEEEGLHGSRNYVKNHFADPATMQLKPDHERLAGYFNLDNGAGKIRGIYAQGNEAVKPIFTAWLAPFADMGATTVTLRNTGSTDHVAFDAVGLPGFQFIQDGLDYFARTHHSNQDTYDRLVADDLKQASVVVASFVYNAAMRDQKLPRKPLPAPTPPRAQ from the coding sequence TTGCCTACTTATTCGCTCCGCAAACTACTGCCGCTGGCCGGCCTGCTGGCCCTGGCGGCCGCGCCCGCCCGCGCCCAGGGCCCCGAAAAAACCGACGCCGCCGCCCTGGCCAAAATCAAAGACGAGGGGATGAACCGCTCCAAAGTGATGGAAACGGCCTTCTACCTCACCGACGTGTGCGGCCCACGCCTGGCCGGCTCCGAGGGCCTGGCCCGCGCCAATGCCTGGACCCAGAAGAAGCTGACTGAGTACGGCCTGGCCAACGCTGCCGTGGAGCCCTGGGGCGACTTCGGCCGCGGCTGGGACATTGATAAGTCCTACGTGGCCATGACCAAGCCTTATTACCACGCCATGATTGGCGTGCCCAAGGCCTGGACGCCCAGCACGCCCGGTGGGGCCCTGCGCAAGCAAGTCATCGTCGTGAAGGCCACCACCGAGGCCGACCTGGCCAAGTACCAGGGCCAGTTGCGCGACAAAATTGTGCTGCTGCCAGTAGCCACCCCGCCGCAGCCCAACTTCGAGCCCGACGCCAGGCGCTTGACCGCCGACGACCTGCAAAAGCTGGCCGACGCCCCCGCCACCGCCCCCATGACGGCCGCTAACCGCCCCGTGGAGCCCGCCACCGCCGAGCGCACCGCCGCCTTGCTTGCCGCGCGGGCCTTGCGCACCAAGCTGAACGACATGCTGATTGCCGAGGGCGCGGCCGCTGTGCTCAGCCCCGGCCGCGGTACCGACGGCACCGTGTTCACCACCAACGGGGCCCCCTACGCCGCCGATGCCAAGCCCGTGCTGCCCGAGCTGGAAATGTCAACCGAAGACCAGCTCCGCCTCATCCGCCTCGCCGAGGCCGGCATTCCGGTGGAAGTGGAGCTGGAAACCAAAACCCGTTTCCAAACCCAGGACCTGAAAGGCTACAACGTGGTGGCCGAAATTCCCGGCACCGACCGCAAGCTGAAAAGCGAAGTGGTGATGCTCGGGGCCCACCTCGACTCGTGGCACGCCGCCACCGGGGCCACCGATAATGCCGCCGGTTGCGCCGTGATGATGGAGGCCGTCCGCATCCTCAAAGCCAGCGGGTTGAAGCCGCGCCGCACCATCCGCATTGCCCTGTGGGGCGAGGAGGAGGAGGGCCTGCACGGCTCGCGCAACTACGTGAAGAACCACTTCGCCGACCCCGCCACCATGCAGCTCAAGCCCGACCACGAGCGGCTGGCCGGCTATTTCAACCTCGACAACGGGGCCGGCAAAATCCGCGGCATCTACGCCCAGGGTAACGAGGCCGTGAAACCGATTTTCACCGCCTGGCTCGCCCCGTTTGCCGATATGGGCGCCACCACCGTGACGCTGCGCAACACCGGCAGCACCGACCACGTGGCCTTCGACGCCGTGGGCCTACCCGGCTTCCAGTTCATCCAGGACGGCCTCGACTACTTCGCTCGCACCCACCACTCCAACCAGGACACTTACGACCGCCTCGTGGCCGACGACCTCAAGCAGGCTTCGGTGGTAGTGGCCTCGTTCGTGTACAACGCCGCCATGCGCGACCAAAAGCTGCCCCGCAAGCCCCTGCCGGCCCCCACGCCGCCCCGGGCCCAGTAA
- a CDS encoding bacteriorhodopsin, with product MQTILIDVLKIPVDDPIAFTFFTGYMAMAAAAVFFLFERGGVADKWKTSLLISGMITGIAAVHYYYMRNYYMETHTSPVALRYIDWTLTVPLMVVEFYLLVRAAGAKIGLLWKLVLAAVFMLVCGYIGEAFTDGSKSHSMIWGTLSTLGYLYILYSAWMGEIAQLAAKSESTAVQKGVRSLAWFILVGWAIYPIGYMAMPGGWLGADGLGLLRPHDLDLIYNLGDAVNKIGFGLVVYGIARSESAAKKVVPQGAGVLA from the coding sequence ATGCAAACCATCCTAATTGACGTTCTGAAGATTCCGGTTGATGATCCGATTGCGTTCACGTTTTTCACGGGGTACATGGCCATGGCGGCTGCGGCCGTATTTTTCCTCTTCGAGCGTGGAGGTGTAGCCGACAAATGGAAAACCTCGCTCCTGATTTCGGGGATGATTACCGGAATCGCTGCCGTGCACTACTATTACATGCGCAACTACTACATGGAAACTCACACGTCGCCCGTGGCCCTGCGCTACATCGACTGGACGCTGACCGTGCCGCTAATGGTCGTCGAGTTTTACTTGCTGGTGCGAGCCGCCGGGGCCAAAATTGGCCTACTCTGGAAGCTCGTCCTCGCAGCGGTATTTATGCTTGTATGCGGCTACATTGGTGAGGCCTTCACGGACGGTTCGAAGAGCCACTCGATGATTTGGGGCACGCTTTCCACGCTGGGCTACTTGTATATCCTGTACTCGGCCTGGATGGGGGAAATCGCACAACTGGCTGCCAAGTCTGAATCGACGGCCGTACAGAAGGGCGTCCGCTCCTTGGCTTGGTTCATTCTCGTAGGCTGGGCCATTTACCCAATTGGCTACATGGCCATGCCTGGCGGCTGGTTGGGCGCCGACGGGCTCGGATTGCTCCGCCCGCACGACCTTGACCTGATTTACAACTTGGGCGACGCCGTGAACAAGATTGGCTTCGGACTGGTCGTGTACGGCATCGCCCGCAGCGAGTCGGCAGCTAAGAAGGTTGTCCCGCAGGGTGCCGGAGTACTAGCATAG
- a CDS encoding Spy/CpxP family protein refolding chaperone, translating into MKNYLFPLLAAFALTAGIANAQTTPQQGGGRPSPEQMAARQSERMAKGLGLSADQTTKVQQIMTARDQEMQAMRGQMQAGTATREQMRDQMMAGRTKYDGQFKAVLTPDQYTKYAAMQAEHMQRGGRGMGPRSDSTDAKGKVKIKKNKMKMKAE; encoded by the coding sequence ATGAAAAACTACCTGTTTCCGCTGCTGGCCGCGTTCGCCCTCACGGCTGGCATCGCCAATGCCCAAACCACTCCGCAGCAAGGCGGCGGCCGCCCCTCGCCCGAGCAAATGGCCGCTCGCCAATCGGAGCGCATGGCCAAAGGACTGGGCCTCAGCGCCGACCAGACCACGAAGGTGCAGCAAATTATGACGGCCCGCGACCAGGAGATGCAGGCCATGCGCGGCCAGATGCAGGCCGGCACCGCCACCCGCGAGCAAATGCGTGACCAGATGATGGCCGGCCGCACCAAGTACGACGGCCAGTTCAAAGCCGTGCTGACGCCCGACCAGTACACCAAGTACGCCGCCATGCAGGCCGAGCACATGCAGCGCGGTGGCCGGGGCATGGGCCCCCGCAGCGACAGCACCGACGCCAAGGGCAAGGTGAAAATCAAGAAAAACAAGATGAAGATGAAAGCCGAGTAA
- a CDS encoding TolC family protein — MSIVTNAVRVQGRLLALLACFLWPGLAGAQTATTPPPAPTGPLTLPECLHYALVNQPLVRQARLDELSNEADIRINRAAWLPQIGATSTAQHYFGLPFTVFPDAVTGISTPRQLGVKNVTTLGLSGTQVIYNNDVNLAAREARYTRLAAGQNTVNTTITTVSDVSKAFYTVLLSQRQLDVYKEDITRLQRNLRDAKDRYDAGIVDKTDYLQAEISLNNSLAGRKQAQEAIKANTANLQQLMGISAERPFQLQYDTLSLEQDAVVDTLEPLNPASRIEYQQVLTQKSLQGLTIDYYRLGFLPSLSAFGNYNSVYQNNNFSDLFSRRFPNSYAGMQLGLPIFTGFRRTQNLRKARLQDQRIDQDVLYARNQIGAEYAAALANYKSYFNDYLVGKRNLELSKEVYTVVDLQYREGIKAYLDLLIAQTTLRTSQLNYYSALFQVLSYKVELQRTLGALPTNY; from the coding sequence ATGAGCATTGTAACCAACGCGGTGCGCGTGCAAGGCCGGTTGTTGGCCCTGCTCGCGTGCTTTTTATGGCCGGGGCTGGCGGGAGCCCAAACGGCCACCACGCCCCCACCCGCGCCCACGGGGCCCCTCACCCTGCCCGAGTGCCTGCACTACGCCTTGGTGAACCAGCCCCTGGTGCGCCAGGCCCGCCTCGACGAGCTGAGTAACGAGGCCGATATCCGCATCAACCGGGCGGCCTGGCTGCCCCAAATTGGGGCCACCAGCACGGCGCAGCACTACTTTGGGCTACCCTTCACGGTGTTTCCGGACGCGGTAACGGGCATCAGCACCCCGCGCCAGCTGGGGGTGAAGAATGTGACGACGCTGGGGCTGTCGGGCACTCAGGTCATTTACAACAACGACGTAAACCTGGCCGCCCGGGAGGCCCGCTACACGCGACTCGCCGCCGGCCAAAACACCGTGAATACGACCATCACCACGGTGTCGGACGTGAGCAAGGCGTTTTATACTGTGCTGCTTTCGCAGCGGCAGCTCGATGTATATAAAGAAGACATCACGCGCTTGCAGCGCAACCTGCGCGACGCCAAGGATCGCTACGACGCCGGCATCGTGGACAAGACGGACTACTTGCAAGCCGAGATTTCGCTGAACAACTCGCTGGCCGGCCGCAAGCAGGCCCAGGAAGCCATCAAGGCCAATACGGCCAACTTGCAGCAGCTGATGGGCATTTCGGCCGAGCGGCCCTTTCAGTTGCAGTACGACACGCTCAGCCTGGAGCAAGACGCGGTGGTGGACACGCTGGAGCCGCTGAACCCCGCCAGCCGCATCGAGTACCAGCAGGTGCTGACGCAGAAGTCGTTGCAGGGCCTCACCATCGACTACTACCGGTTGGGCTTTCTGCCGTCGCTCTCAGCGTTCGGCAACTACAACTCGGTCTACCAGAATAATAACTTCAGCGACCTGTTCAGCCGGCGGTTTCCGAACTCCTACGCGGGTATGCAGCTGGGGCTGCCCATTTTCACGGGTTTCCGGCGCACCCAAAACCTGCGCAAGGCCCGCCTCCAGGACCAGCGCATCGACCAGGACGTGCTCTACGCCCGCAATCAGATTGGGGCGGAATATGCCGCCGCCCTGGCCAATTACAAGAGCTACTTCAACGACTACCTAGTGGGCAAGCGCAACCTGGAGTTGTCGAAGGAAGTGTACACGGTGGTCGATTTGCAGTACCGCGAAGGCATCAAGGCCTACCTCGACCTGCTGATAGCCCAGACTACGCTACGCACCTCGCAGCTGAATTACTACAGCGCCCTGTTTCAGGTGCTGAGCTACAAGGTGGAGCTACAGCGCACGCTGGGGGCCCTGCCCACCAATTATTAA